A window from Thermithiobacillus tepidarius DSM 3134 encodes these proteins:
- a CDS encoding asparagine synthetase B family protein: MANGDGFSMRVTGFCGLGQGTLAQCFASGSVEDIIQAPGDFCIAFEGQGETMLLSSLYCVTNYFYADTPDGFFHGASVMEVLQQARLPWRTNYRALADFIQLGHVVDNDSLHAAVRRVPPASMLRYKDGKLSITTYPWERFHHRQVPQNDPAQALNALNQFIGRYADDDTIVSMSAGFDSRVILSAMLKNGIKPKLLCMGFDRSTDVQAARFFSKKFGLELDCVELSMDDYVDQGRKIASLTNGTKSAENWHTSVYVHKSGYAPGSRILIGSNGEFARTYYLDRGIWGLAGLVADYGGSQAIQQFWRKKLKQSFAPDEAALFPAELQYQLSGEGLEQRIDRLTALSNPRLLPGLDRFYLNQRVRNFIGNGLKLVAERYQWHSPFLDQNWVSAVEGLDRQWKLGSNWHRYAIAQNHPEILEFPQTGYAGPMRERAPFLYWLLWKKGAAEVGYADYDTWFRQGPLYDRFMSNSPALERFLGADYVRRLQQTGTQAYSAPKMGMLLALCEFGAGIDEMRLAG, translated from the coding sequence ATGGCGAACGGCGACGGATTCAGCATGCGGGTCACCGGCTTCTGCGGCCTGGGCCAAGGGACGCTGGCGCAATGCTTCGCCAGCGGCTCGGTGGAGGACATCATCCAGGCGCCCGGCGACTTCTGCATTGCCTTCGAAGGCCAAGGAGAGACCATGCTGCTCTCCTCGCTCTACTGCGTCACCAACTATTTCTACGCGGATACGCCCGACGGCTTCTTCCACGGCGCGTCCGTCATGGAGGTGCTGCAGCAGGCGCGGCTGCCGTGGCGCACCAATTACCGGGCGCTGGCGGACTTCATCCAGCTCGGCCACGTGGTGGACAACGACAGCCTCCACGCGGCGGTGCGGCGGGTTCCGCCGGCGAGCATGCTCAGATACAAGGACGGCAAGCTGTCCATCACCACCTATCCCTGGGAGCGCTTTCATCACCGCCAGGTGCCGCAGAACGATCCCGCCCAGGCGCTGAATGCCCTGAACCAGTTCATCGGGCGCTATGCCGACGATGACACCATCGTGTCCATGTCCGCCGGCTTCGATTCCCGCGTCATCCTCAGCGCCATGCTGAAGAACGGCATCAAGCCTAAGCTGCTGTGCATGGGCTTCGACCGCAGCACGGACGTGCAGGCGGCACGCTTCTTTTCGAAGAAGTTCGGGCTGGAGCTGGACTGCGTCGAGCTGTCCATGGACGACTACGTCGACCAGGGCAGAAAGATCGCCAGCCTGACCAACGGCACCAAGAGCGCCGAGAACTGGCACACCAGCGTCTATGTGCACAAGAGCGGCTACGCCCCGGGCTCCCGCATTCTGATCGGCTCCAACGGCGAGTTCGCGCGGACCTATTACCTGGACCGGGGCATCTGGGGGCTGGCGGGCCTGGTGGCGGATTACGGGGGCAGCCAGGCCATCCAGCAGTTCTGGCGCAAGAAGCTCAAGCAGTCGTTCGCGCCGGACGAAGCCGCCCTGTTCCCGGCGGAGCTGCAGTACCAACTGAGCGGGGAAGGGCTGGAACAGCGGATCGACCGGCTGACGGCGCTGAGCAATCCGCGGCTGCTGCCGGGCCTGGACCGCTTCTACCTGAACCAGCGGGTCCGCAACTTCATCGGCAACGGCCTGAAGCTGGTTGCCGAACGCTATCAGTGGCACAGCCCCTTCCTCGATCAGAACTGGGTCTCGGCCGTCGAGGGCCTGGACCGGCAGTGGAAGCTCGGGTCCAACTGGCACCGCTACGCCATCGCGCAGAACCACCCGGAAATCCTGGAGTTTCCGCAGACCGGCTACGCCGGCCCCATGCGCGAACGGGCACCTTTCCTGTACTGGCTGCTGTGGAAAAAGGGGGCGGCGGAGGTCGGCTATGCGGACTACGACACCTGGTTCAGGCAGGGGCCGCTCTACGACCGCTTCATGAGCAACAGCCCCGCCCTGGAGCGCTTCCTGGGGGCTGACTATGTCCGGCGGCTGCAGCAAACGGGCACGCAGGCATACTCGGCCCCGAAAATGGGCATGCTGCTGGCCCTTTGCGAGTTCGGCGCCGGCATCGACGAAATGAGACTGGCGGGCTAG
- the rfbC gene encoding dTDP-4-dehydrorhamnose 3,5-epimerase: MIFTESKLPGAFIIEVEKRSDERGFFGRSWCAREFETHGLCTQMVQSNISFNHRKGTLRGMHFQKPPYGEAKLIRCTRGAIYDVIIDLRPQSPTYKQWLGVELTADNYAMLYVPENFAHGFQTLTDDAEVFYQISQYYTPGAEGGLRWDDPAFKIQWPQAQPSVIAEKDKQWPLFREVREKAL; the protein is encoded by the coding sequence ATGATCTTCACGGAAAGCAAACTGCCTGGCGCATTCATCATCGAGGTCGAAAAGCGCAGCGACGAGCGCGGCTTCTTCGGCCGCAGCTGGTGCGCCCGCGAATTCGAGACGCATGGATTGTGCACGCAGATGGTGCAAAGCAACATCTCCTTCAATCATCGCAAAGGCACCCTGCGCGGCATGCACTTCCAGAAGCCGCCCTACGGCGAGGCCAAGCTGATCCGCTGCACCCGCGGCGCCATCTACGACGTCATCATCGACCTGCGGCCCCAGTCGCCCACTTACAAGCAGTGGCTCGGCGTGGAGCTGACGGCGGACAACTACGCCATGCTCTACGTGCCGGAAAATTTCGCCCACGGCTTTCAAACGCTGACGGACGATGCCGAAGTCTTTTACCAGATCTCCCAATATTACACCCCCGGCGCCGAGGGCGGATTGCGCTGGGATGATCCGGCCTTCAAAATTCAATGGCCGCAAGCGCAGCCCAGCGTCATTGCCGAAAAAGACAAGCAGTGGCCCCTGTTTCGGGAGGTCCGGGAAAAAGCTTTGTAA
- a CDS encoding glycosyltransferase: MKILRSIRSVNPAVGGPVEGVKQVSRVMEDMGHQVEIVSLDAPHDPWVAEFPFRVHAMGPVGGKYGYSARLVPWLREHAPRYDAVIVHGLWQYSSFGVWRALRDLPVPYFVYAHGMLDPWFKQAYPLKHLKKWLYWPWAEYRVLRDAKAVFFTSEEERSKAGRSFWLSRWNDMVVNYGTAKPMGDAAAQRQTFLARHPELAGKRVLLYLGRIHEKKGCDLLIQAFARVAGSDPALHLVMAGPDQTGWQRELQALGERLGIAQRITWTGMLSGDLKWGAYHAADAFVLPSHQENFGIVVAEALACGLPVLISNKVDIWREIEGAGAGLVANDTLDGTADLLARWLALPPQGRAEMRQRAKACFQQHFDIENAARHLIDLFQRGGVLGGTGAKVRGAA; the protein is encoded by the coding sequence ATGAAAATCCTGCGTTCGATCAGATCCGTGAACCCCGCCGTCGGCGGTCCTGTTGAGGGCGTCAAGCAGGTCTCCCGGGTCATGGAAGACATGGGGCATCAGGTGGAGATCGTCTCCCTGGATGCGCCGCACGATCCCTGGGTTGCGGAGTTCCCCTTCCGGGTCCATGCCATGGGGCCGGTCGGCGGCAAGTACGGCTATTCAGCCCGGCTGGTGCCATGGCTGCGCGAGCACGCGCCGCGCTATGACGCCGTCATCGTGCATGGCCTGTGGCAGTACTCCAGCTTCGGCGTCTGGCGGGCGCTGCGCGATCTGCCGGTCCCTTATTTCGTCTACGCCCACGGCATGCTGGACCCCTGGTTCAAGCAGGCCTACCCGCTCAAGCACCTGAAAAAGTGGCTTTACTGGCCCTGGGCGGAGTACCGGGTGCTGCGCGACGCCAAGGCCGTCTTCTTCACCAGCGAGGAGGAGCGCAGCAAGGCCGGCCGTTCCTTTTGGCTGTCGCGCTGGAATGACATGGTGGTCAATTACGGCACCGCCAAGCCCATGGGCGATGCCGCCGCCCAGCGGCAGACGTTTCTGGCGCGCCACCCGGAGCTGGCGGGCAAGCGGGTGCTGCTGTATCTGGGACGAATCCACGAGAAGAAGGGCTGCGATCTGCTCATCCAGGCGTTTGCCCGGGTCGCGGGCAGCGACCCGGCGCTGCACCTGGTGATGGCCGGGCCCGACCAGACCGGCTGGCAGCGGGAGCTGCAGGCGCTGGGCGAGCGGCTGGGCATCGCGCAGCGGATCACCTGGACCGGCATGCTGAGCGGCGATCTCAAATGGGGCGCCTATCACGCGGCCGACGCCTTCGTGCTGCCTTCGCATCAGGAGAATTTCGGCATCGTGGTCGCCGAGGCCCTGGCCTGCGGTCTGCCGGTGCTGATCTCCAACAAGGTGGACATCTGGCGCGAGATCGAGGGGGCCGGTGCGGGACTGGTGGCCAACGACACTCTCGACGGCACCGCCGACCTGCTGGCGCGCTGGCTGGCCCTGCCGCCGCAGGGCCGGGCGGAGATGCGCCAGCGCGCCAAAGCCTGCTTCCAGCAGCATTTCGACATCGAAAATGCCGCGCGGCATCTGATCGATCTGTTCCAGCGCGGCGGAGTGCTGGGCGGAACGGGCGCGAAGGTCCGCGGCGCGGCCTAG
- a CDS encoding glycosyltransferase, with product MKVLLLANYRPDGQESMQRFADMLSDGLTQHGHEVRVLRPEPRLLKAGGTPKKLEKWLGYVDKLVLFPSVLREAARWADIVHICDHSNAFYVKYLDGRHHLVTCHDMLAIRSAMGEIPQNRTRWSGRVQQRMILRGLRAAQHIACVSRQTQSEVQRIVQRPEGDTTLVYNGLNYPYAPMGWAAADQRLGKLLGAAPGPFFLHVGGNNWYKNRPGVLKIFRRLAVMPQFREHRLLMVGKPWTPAMRQYVHAHGLAERVLEIHNVDNEDLRACYSRASALLFPSLQEGFGWPIVEAQACGCPVVTSQRAPMTEVGGSAAVYIDPEQPEAAAGIIVSRLAAAEAIRQAGLKNAQRFSPDGMITSYIRLYAEVCNENPAFDQIREPRRRRSC from the coding sequence ATGAAGGTCTTGCTGCTGGCCAACTATCGTCCCGACGGCCAGGAGAGCATGCAGCGCTTCGCCGACATGCTCTCCGACGGCCTGACGCAGCACGGCCATGAAGTGCGCGTGCTCAGGCCCGAGCCGCGGCTGCTGAAGGCCGGCGGTACGCCCAAAAAGCTGGAGAAATGGCTGGGCTATGTCGACAAGCTGGTGCTCTTTCCGAGCGTCCTGCGCGAAGCCGCGCGATGGGCGGACATCGTGCACATCTGCGACCACTCCAATGCGTTCTACGTAAAGTATCTGGATGGCCGGCACCACCTCGTGACCTGTCACGACATGCTGGCAATCCGCTCGGCCATGGGCGAAATCCCGCAGAACCGCACCCGCTGGTCGGGCCGGGTCCAGCAACGCATGATCCTGCGGGGCCTGCGGGCCGCGCAGCACATCGCCTGCGTGTCGCGCCAGACGCAGAGCGAGGTCCAGCGCATCGTGCAGCGGCCCGAGGGCGACACCACGTTGGTCTACAACGGCTTGAACTATCCGTACGCGCCCATGGGTTGGGCGGCGGCGGATCAGCGGCTCGGCAAGCTGCTGGGTGCGGCGCCCGGGCCCTTCTTCCTGCACGTGGGCGGCAACAACTGGTACAAGAATCGGCCCGGCGTGCTGAAAATCTTCAGGCGCCTGGCCGTCATGCCGCAGTTTCGCGAGCACCGGCTCCTGATGGTGGGCAAGCCGTGGACGCCGGCCATGCGCCAGTATGTCCACGCGCATGGCCTGGCGGAGCGGGTGCTGGAAATCCACAACGTGGATAACGAGGATCTGCGCGCCTGCTATTCCCGGGCCAGCGCACTGCTTTTCCCCTCGCTTCAGGAGGGCTTCGGCTGGCCCATCGTCGAGGCGCAGGCTTGCGGCTGCCCGGTGGTCACCAGTCAGCGGGCACCAATGACGGAGGTGGGCGGCAGCGCCGCCGTGTACATCGATCCTGAGCAGCCGGAGGCGGCGGCCGGCATCATTGTCAGCCGGCTCGCCGCCGCCGAAGCGATCCGCCAGGCCGGCCTGAAGAACGCCCAGCGCTTTTCCCCGGATGGCATGATCACCAGCTACATCCGTCTCTACGCCGAGGTTTGCAATGAAAATCCTGCGTTCGATCAGATCCGTGAACCCCGCCGTCGGCGGTCCTGTTGA
- a CDS encoding NAD-dependent epimerase/dehydratase family protein, protein MKILITGNMGYIGPTVIRQLRASYPEATLMGFDMGYFAHCLTDAEIFPECRIDVQHFGDMRQLPDTLLYGVDAVVHLAGISNDPMGNSFEQVTLDINLRSSIELAKQAKAAGVRSFVFASSCSVYGFAEDGARTESSPVNPLTAYAKSKIHTEREIEPLADKDFRITSLRFATACGMSERLRLDLVLNDFVAGAVSGGKITILSDGTPWRPLIDIKDMARAIDWAVDRPLDAGGAFVAVNVGSNEWNYQVRDLAEAVAKVIPGVEVSINKDAQPDKRSYRVSFDLFKSLAPRHQPQVDLMTAVRELKEGLERMRFKDQNFRNSQFMRLKVLTHLREQRLLTDQLTWARAEAHTPRLAAVGA, encoded by the coding sequence ATGAAGATCCTGATCACCGGCAACATGGGCTACATCGGTCCGACCGTCATCCGGCAGTTGCGCGCCTCCTATCCGGAAGCGACCCTGATGGGCTTCGACATGGGCTACTTCGCCCACTGCCTCACCGACGCCGAGATCTTCCCCGAATGCCGTATCGACGTGCAGCACTTCGGCGACATGCGCCAGTTGCCGGACACGCTGTTGTATGGCGTGGACGCAGTGGTGCACCTGGCCGGCATCTCCAACGATCCCATGGGCAACAGCTTCGAGCAGGTGACTCTGGACATCAATCTGCGTTCCAGCATCGAGCTGGCCAAACAAGCCAAGGCCGCCGGCGTGCGCAGCTTCGTCTTCGCCTCCAGCTGCAGCGTCTACGGCTTTGCCGAGGACGGCGCGCGCACCGAGTCCTCCCCGGTCAATCCGCTGACGGCCTACGCCAAGTCCAAGATCCACACCGAGCGCGAGATCGAGCCGCTGGCCGACAAGGATTTCCGGATCACCAGCCTGCGCTTCGCCACCGCCTGCGGCATGAGCGAGCGCCTGCGCCTGGATCTCGTGCTCAACGACTTCGTGGCGGGGGCGGTGAGCGGCGGCAAGATCACCATCCTGAGCGACGGCACCCCCTGGCGGCCGCTGATCGACATCAAGGACATGGCCCGCGCCATCGACTGGGCGGTGGACCGGCCGCTGGACGCCGGCGGTGCCTTCGTGGCCGTGAACGTCGGCAGCAACGAGTGGAACTACCAGGTCCGCGATCTGGCCGAGGCGGTGGCCAAGGTCATCCCCGGCGTGGAAGTTTCCATCAACAAAGACGCTCAGCCCGACAAGCGCTCCTACCGGGTCAGCTTCGATCTCTTCAAATCCCTGGCGCCCCGGCACCAGCCGCAGGTGGACCTGATGACCGCGGTGCGGGAGCTCAAGGAGGGCCTGGAGCGCATGCGCTTCAAGGACCAGAATTTCCGCAATTCCCAGTTCATGCGCCTGAAAGTGCTGACCCACCTGCGCGAGCAGAGGCTGCTCACCGACCAGCTGACCTGGGCCCGCGCCGAAGCGCACACGCCGCGGCTGGCCGCCGTGGGAGCCTGA
- the lhgO gene encoding L-2-hydroxyglutarate oxidase, with product MPNSDFLVIGGGVIGLNIARELRQRHPDADVTLIEKESGCGQHASGRNSGVLHAGFYYTPDSLKARFTRDGNRLLTDYCERKGIPINKCGKLVVARDADDLPFLDELLARGRKNGVELYDIDEVEARSIEPRVITHQRAIFSPNTASVNPADVMRAMQADAEREGVRIHLGVRYLQQKGRSVRTSAGDYQAGYVVNAAGLYADKIAKDFGFSERYQILPFKGLYLYSDEPPGSVRTNIYPVPDLRNPFLGVHYTVTVDGRVKIGPTAIPAFWREQYQGYGRFSLPEFADIARLQLGLFTQSSFDFKRLAMEEMRKYSRSRMVSLAAGLLRDVDQRHYLRWGKPGIRAQLLDVRSRKLEMDFVLEGDDRSMHVLNAVSPAFTCSIPFSRHVCDRIEAAVH from the coding sequence ATGCCCAACTCCGACTTTCTGGTGATCGGCGGCGGCGTCATCGGCCTCAATATCGCCCGCGAGCTGCGGCAGCGCCATCCGGACGCCGACGTGACCCTGATCGAGAAGGAAAGCGGCTGCGGCCAGCACGCCAGCGGCCGCAACAGCGGCGTGCTGCATGCCGGCTTCTACTACACTCCCGACAGCCTCAAGGCGCGCTTCACGCGCGACGGCAACCGGCTGCTGACCGACTACTGCGAGCGGAAAGGCATTCCCATCAACAAGTGCGGCAAGCTCGTGGTGGCCAGGGATGCCGACGATCTGCCCTTCCTGGACGAGCTGCTGGCCCGGGGCCGCAAGAATGGCGTGGAGCTCTACGACATCGACGAGGTCGAGGCGCGCAGCATCGAGCCCCGCGTCATCACCCACCAGCGTGCCATCTTCTCGCCGAACACCGCCTCGGTGAACCCGGCGGACGTGATGCGGGCCATGCAGGCCGATGCGGAGCGCGAAGGCGTGCGCATCCACCTGGGCGTGCGCTACCTGCAGCAGAAAGGACGCAGCGTGCGCACCTCCGCGGGCGACTACCAGGCCGGCTACGTGGTCAACGCCGCCGGGCTTTACGCCGACAAGATCGCCAAGGACTTCGGCTTTTCGGAGCGGTACCAGATCCTGCCCTTCAAGGGGCTGTACCTCTATTCGGACGAGCCGCCCGGCTCGGTGCGCACCAACATCTACCCGGTGCCCGACCTGCGCAATCCCTTCCTGGGCGTGCACTACACCGTGACGGTGGACGGCCGCGTGAAGATCGGCCCGACGGCCATTCCCGCCTTCTGGCGAGAGCAGTACCAGGGCTACGGCCGCTTCAGCCTGCCCGAGTTCGCCGACATCGCCCGGCTGCAGTTGGGGCTCTTCACCCAGTCCAGCTTCGACTTCAAGCGCCTGGCCATGGAGGAGATGCGCAAATACTCGCGCAGCCGCATGGTATCCCTGGCCGCCGGCCTGTTGCGCGACGTGGACCAGCGCCACTACCTGCGCTGGGGCAAGCCCGGCATCCGCGCCCAGCTGCTGGACGTGCGGAGCCGCAAGCTGGAAATGGACTTCGTGCTGGAAGGGGATGACCGCTCCATGCACGTCCTGAACGCCGTGTCGCCCGCCTTCACCTGCTCCATCCCGTTCTCGCGCCACGTGTGCGACCGGATCGAGGCGGCAGTGCATTAA
- a CDS encoding class I SAM-dependent methyltransferase: protein MESSESTLLAASQVVDFPNGEAAPRKKCCRACGAELQHAFVDLGMSPLANSYLKAADLDRMEPFYPLSTYVCDQCLLVQLEEFESPEAIFGDYAYFSSYSDSWLRHAKAYTEMMVARFGFDAGSQIMEIASNDGYLLRNFKDMGIPVLGVEPARNVAKVAEAAGIPTVVKFFGVQTAQELKAQGRQADLLIGNNVLAHVPNLNDFVGGMKIVLKPQGIITMEFPHLLQLMQQNQFDTIYHEHFSYFSFLTVEQVFARHGLTLFDVEEIPTHGGSLRIYGRHAEDAGKPVSERVSRLKDKEQQAGLDELATYAAFGQQVRETKHALLDFLIQAKRAGKTVVGYGAPAKGNTLLNYCGVRTDFIDYTVDRNPHKQDRFLPGTHIPIHGPEMIEQTRPDYLLILPWNLKEEVMEQMAHIRTWGGQFVVPIPTLQVYP from the coding sequence ATGGAAAGTTCGGAATCGACCCTGCTGGCTGCTTCCCAGGTGGTGGACTTCCCCAACGGCGAGGCCGCGCCCAGGAAGAAATGCTGCCGCGCCTGCGGCGCGGAGCTGCAGCATGCCTTCGTGGATCTCGGTATGTCGCCCCTGGCCAACTCCTATCTGAAGGCCGCCGACCTGGACCGCATGGAGCCCTTTTACCCGCTGAGCACCTACGTCTGCGACCAGTGCCTGCTGGTGCAGCTGGAGGAGTTCGAGAGCCCCGAGGCCATCTTCGGCGATTACGCCTATTTCTCCTCCTACTCCGACAGCTGGCTCAGGCACGCCAAGGCCTACACGGAGATGATGGTGGCGCGCTTCGGTTTCGATGCCGGCAGCCAGATCATGGAAATCGCCAGCAATGACGGCTACCTCCTGCGCAACTTCAAGGACATGGGCATCCCCGTGCTCGGCGTGGAGCCGGCCCGCAACGTGGCCAAGGTGGCCGAGGCGGCGGGCATCCCGACCGTGGTCAAGTTCTTCGGCGTGCAGACCGCCCAGGAGCTGAAGGCGCAGGGCCGGCAGGCGGACCTGCTGATCGGCAACAATGTGCTGGCCCACGTGCCGAATCTGAACGACTTCGTCGGCGGCATGAAGATCGTGCTGAAGCCGCAGGGCATCATCACCATGGAGTTCCCCCACCTGCTGCAACTGATGCAGCAGAACCAGTTCGACACCATCTACCACGAGCACTTCTCCTACTTCTCCTTCCTGACCGTGGAACAGGTCTTCGCCCGCCATGGCCTGACCCTCTTCGACGTGGAGGAGATCCCCACCCATGGCGGCTCGCTGCGCATCTACGGGCGGCATGCCGAGGACGCCGGCAAGCCCGTCTCCGAGCGGGTAAGCCGCCTCAAGGACAAGGAGCAGCAGGCCGGCCTGGACGAGCTGGCCACCTACGCCGCCTTCGGCCAGCAGGTGCGCGAGACCAAGCACGCGCTGCTGGACTTCCTCATCCAGGCCAAGCGCGCGGGCAAGACGGTGGTGGGCTACGGCGCGCCGGCCAAGGGCAACACCCTGCTCAACTACTGCGGCGTGCGCACCGACTTCATCGACTACACCGTGGATCGCAATCCGCACAAGCAGGACCGCTTCCTGCCGGGTACCCACATCCCCATCCACGGCCCGGAGATGATCGAGCAGACGCGGCCGGACTATCTGCTGATCCTGCCCTGGAACCTGAAGGAAGAGGTCATGGAGCAGATGGCGCATATCCGCACTTGGGGCGGCCAGTTCGTCGTGCCCATTCCGACGCTGCAAGTGTACCCGTGA
- the rfbF gene encoding glucose-1-phosphate cytidylyltransferase, whose product MKAVILAGGYGTRISEETQIRPKPMVEIGGKPILWHIMKIYSAHGINDFIICCGYKGYMIKEYFANYALHMSDITFDLSSGQMTTHSNAAEPWRVTLVDTGEGTMTGGRLKRVRHHLGDETFCLTYGDGVCDVDITRLIEFHKRQQTYATLTATQPPGRFGAFTLEHGQDRIVSFREKPDGDGAWINGGFFVLEPEVLDYIDGDSTVWEQEPLQRLAHDGQLSAYKHSGFWQPMDTLRDKHYLEELWASGKAPWKVWYTTRRPEVESVYTGKERRAPLREAAVNS is encoded by the coding sequence ATGAAAGCAGTGATTCTGGCGGGTGGCTACGGCACGCGCATCAGCGAGGAAACGCAGATCCGGCCGAAGCCCATGGTGGAAATCGGCGGCAAGCCGATCCTGTGGCACATCATGAAGATCTATTCGGCCCACGGCATCAATGACTTCATCATCTGCTGCGGCTACAAGGGCTACATGATCAAGGAGTACTTCGCCAATTACGCCCTGCACATGTCGGACATCACCTTCGACCTGAGCAGCGGCCAGATGACCACCCACTCCAACGCCGCCGAGCCCTGGCGGGTGACGCTGGTGGACACCGGCGAAGGCACCATGACCGGCGGCCGGCTCAAGCGCGTGCGGCACCACCTGGGCGACGAGACCTTCTGCCTGACCTACGGCGACGGCGTCTGTGACGTGGACATCACCCGCCTGATCGAGTTCCACAAGCGCCAGCAGACCTATGCCACCCTGACGGCGACCCAGCCGCCGGGCCGCTTCGGCGCCTTCACCCTGGAGCATGGCCAGGATCGCATCGTCAGCTTCCGCGAGAAGCCCGACGGCGACGGCGCCTGGATCAACGGCGGCTTTTTCGTTCTGGAGCCGGAAGTGCTGGACTACATCGACGGCGACAGCACCGTCTGGGAGCAGGAGCCGCTGCAACGGCTGGCGCACGACGGCCAGCTCTCCGCCTACAAGCACAGCGGCTTCTGGCAGCCCATGGACACGCTGCGCGACAAGCACTACCTGGAGGAACTGTGGGCTTCGGGCAAGGCGCCCTGGAAGGTGTGGTACACCACCCGCCGCCCGGAGGTGGAAAGCGTCTACACCGGCAAGGAGCGGCGCGCTCCCCTGCGGGAAGCCGCGGTGAACTCCTAG
- a CDS encoding glycosyltransferase WbuB: MKILICGINYAPELTGIGKYTGEMAEWLAAQGHEVRVVTAPPYYPAWRVGEGYTAARYRREQRNGVDVCRCPLWVPRQPSGLKRILHLTSFALSSLPPILWQGLRWRPDLVWVVEPPLLCAPAALLAARLAGARAWLHVQDFEVDAAFELGLLPDGPLRRWVEGFERWLIQRFDRVSSISDRMVERLISKGTMPGRRLLFPNWVDTDAVHPLGRESRFRQELGIKADTVVALYSGNMGEKQGLEILIESAQKLADVPEILFVLCGDGAARQRLLKMADGAANIRFLPLQPSERLNELLNLADIHLLPQRGDAADLVMPSKLTGMLASGRPVVATAHAGTQVARVVSQCGLVVAPEDADALAAAVRHLAARPDERETLGHAARHYAVSHWGRNEVLTRAFQGAA, translated from the coding sequence ATGAAAATTCTCATATGCGGCATCAACTATGCCCCGGAGCTGACCGGCATCGGCAAGTACACCGGGGAAATGGCCGAGTGGCTCGCCGCCCAGGGCCATGAGGTGCGGGTGGTCACCGCGCCGCCCTATTACCCGGCCTGGCGGGTGGGGGAGGGGTACACGGCCGCGCGCTACCGGCGCGAGCAGCGCAATGGCGTGGATGTGTGCCGGTGCCCCTTGTGGGTGCCCCGGCAGCCCAGCGGCCTGAAAAGAATCCTGCATCTGACGAGCTTCGCCCTGAGCAGCCTGCCGCCGATTCTCTGGCAGGGCTTGCGTTGGCGTCCGGATCTGGTCTGGGTGGTGGAGCCGCCGCTCCTGTGCGCGCCCGCCGCCCTGCTGGCGGCCCGCCTGGCCGGCGCGCGCGCCTGGCTGCACGTGCAGGATTTCGAGGTGGATGCGGCCTTTGAATTGGGCCTCTTGCCCGACGGCCCGTTGCGGCGCTGGGTGGAAGGCTTCGAGCGCTGGCTGATACAGCGCTTCGATCGCGTGTCCAGCATTTCCGACCGCATGGTGGAACGCCTGATCAGCAAAGGCACGATGCCGGGGCGGCGCCTGCTCTTCCCCAACTGGGTGGACACCGACGCCGTCCATCCGCTGGGACGGGAGAGCCGTTTCCGACAGGAACTCGGCATTAAGGCGGATACGGTCGTAGCCCTCTACTCCGGTAACATGGGCGAAAAACAAGGACTCGAAATCCTGATCGAGTCTGCACAAAAACTGGCGGATGTCCCGGAGATCCTGTTCGTGCTGTGTGGGGACGGCGCCGCGCGCCAGCGTCTGCTGAAGATGGCGGACGGGGCCGCCAACATCCGTTTTCTTCCGCTGCAACCCAGCGAGCGTTTGAACGAACTGCTTAACCTCGCGGATATCCATTTGCTCCCCCAGCGGGGAGACGCGGCCGACCTGGTGATGCCCAGCAAGCTGACCGGCATGCTGGCTTCCGGACGGCCGGTGGTGGCGACGGCGCATGCCGGCACCCAGGTGGCGCGGGTGGTCAGCCAATGCGGGCTGGTGGTGGCGCCGGAGGATGCGGACGCCCTGGCGGCGGCGGTGCGGCACTTGGCAGCGCGCCCAGACGAGCGCGAGACGCTGGGACATGCCGCGCGTCACTATGCGGTGTCGCACTGGGGGCGGAACGAGGTGCTGACGCGCGCCTTCCAAGGCGCCGCGTGA